A DNA window from Clavibacter sepedonicus contains the following coding sequences:
- the dcd gene encoding dCTP deaminase, whose amino-acid sequence MLLSDRDITAELDAGRVALDPYDPGMLQPASIDVRIDRFFRLFDNHKYPYIDPAEDQPELTRLIEAKQGDPFILHPGEFVLGSTFEMVTLPDDVAARLEGKSSLGRLGLLTHSTAGFIDPGFSGHVTLELSNVATLPIKLWPGMKIGQLCFFRLSSPAEKPYGSGEYASRYQGQRGPTASRSYLNFQHTDVTVTDAGQSGE is encoded by the coding sequence GACCGTGACATCACCGCCGAGCTCGACGCCGGACGAGTGGCCCTCGACCCCTACGACCCCGGGATGCTGCAGCCCGCGAGCATCGACGTGCGCATCGACCGCTTCTTCCGGCTGTTCGACAACCACAAGTACCCCTACATCGACCCCGCCGAGGACCAGCCCGAGCTGACCCGCCTCATCGAGGCGAAGCAGGGGGATCCGTTCATCCTGCACCCGGGCGAGTTCGTCCTCGGATCCACCTTCGAGATGGTCACCCTGCCCGACGACGTCGCCGCCCGCCTCGAGGGCAAGAGCTCGCTTGGCCGCCTGGGGCTCCTCACGCACTCCACCGCCGGCTTCATCGACCCCGGGTTCTCCGGGCACGTCACCTTGGAGCTCAGCAACGTCGCGACGCTGCCCATCAAGCTCTGGCCCGGCATGAAGATCGGCCAGCTGTGCTTCTTCCGCCTGTCGTCGCCCGCCGAGAAGCCCTACGGATCCGGCGAGTACGCCTCCCGCTACCAGGGCCAGCGCGGCCCGACGGCCTCCCGCTCGTACCTCAACTTCCAGCACACCGACGTGACAGTGACGGACGCGGGGCAGTCGGGCGAGTAG
- a CDS encoding IS481-like element IS1121 family transposase translates to MSHGNARLTVHGRVLLVRRVVEDRRPVAHVARELGVSRQCAHRWVNRFRAEGLRGLTDRSSRPRSVPRRTSPERERAVLEARAQLRAGPARLAPVTGVPSRTISRILRRHGAPPLAWLDPVTGAVIRASRSTAHRYEHEHPGDLIHVDVKKLGRIPDGGGWRVHGRSEQVRGRGIGFDYVHAAVDDHTRLAYAEIHPDEKGATAAGFLTRAAAYFAGRGITRIERVITDNAFAYRHSTVFKNAVQDLGARQKFIRPHCPWQNGKVERFNRTLATEWAYRQPFTSNQHRADALDPFIEHYNTERIHSSHGLTPAARVSPTS, encoded by the coding sequence ATGTCCCACGGTAATGCTCGTCTGACGGTTCACGGGAGGGTTCTCCTCGTGCGGCGGGTGGTGGAGGATCGTCGGCCGGTCGCGCACGTCGCGCGGGAGCTGGGGGTGTCGCGGCAGTGCGCGCATCGATGGGTGAACCGGTTCCGTGCCGAGGGGCTGCGAGGGCTGACGGATCGGTCATCGCGGCCCCGGTCAGTACCGAGGCGAACGAGCCCGGAGCGGGAACGGGCCGTGCTGGAAGCGCGGGCCCAGTTGCGGGCGGGTCCTGCGCGGCTGGCGCCGGTGACAGGTGTTCCATCCCGTACGATCTCCCGCATCCTGCGCCGGCACGGGGCGCCGCCGTTGGCATGGTTGGACCCCGTCACCGGGGCCGTGATCCGGGCATCCCGGTCAACGGCGCACCGGTATGAGCACGAGCATCCGGGTGATCTGATCCACGTGGACGTGAAGAAGCTCGGGAGGATCCCGGACGGAGGCGGCTGGCGGGTCCACGGGCGCAGCGAGCAGGTCCGCGGCCGCGGGATCGGGTTCGATTACGTCCATGCCGCGGTCGATGACCACACCCGTCTCGCCTACGCGGAGATCCATCCCGATGAGAAAGGCGCGACCGCGGCCGGGTTCCTGACCCGCGCAGCGGCGTACTTCGCCGGGCGCGGGATCACCCGGATCGAGCGGGTCATCACGGACAACGCGTTCGCCTACCGGCACTCGACCGTGTTCAAGAACGCCGTCCAGGACCTGGGCGCGCGGCAGAAGTTCATCCGCCCGCACTGCCCCTGGCAGAACGGCAAGGTCGAGCGCTTCAACCGGACCCTCGCGACCGAGTGGGCCTACCGGCAACCCTTCACCAGCAACCAACACCGGGCCGACGCGCTTGACCCCTTCATCGAGCACTACAACACTGAACGAATCCACTCAAGCCACGGGCTCACGCCCGCGGCCCGAGTGTCACCAACGTCATGA